A genomic window from Luteolibacter sp. LG18 includes:
- a CDS encoding HSP90 family protein: protein MAASPQQRFQVDLAGILSVLSEHLYSTPTVAFRELLQNSTDAISARTSLQPAHRGAITIEWIDDKESPTLVVEDNGIGLTEDEVHLFLATIGGSSKRTGKQGDREKFIGQFGIGLLSCFVLSDEIVLITRSAADEDAPAVEWRGRGDGTYHVRALETKHPAGTRLYLKIKASQTKLCSPRMLKDWFSHYGEYLPISIELHAGGQSGRITNTEAPWDNGGLPAMNQKAMWEAGTGYFGSEFIDMVPISSAKGGLAGVAFISVQSRSLHSKPRHRLYLKGMLLSDHTEGIVPDWAVFVNVLANTTKLQPTASRESLMEGPALDDTREEIGDCILAYLRRLAVSDEAKLAVIIQTHHLALKSLALEDSDVLHFFAPWFQFETSQGRMSFEEIRRQDSPRYCISVDRYRQLAPVAAAENRCLINAGYVFDAELMSALAAELPDLGLEEISAMSFTDQLGELATGKAHLFEDLVEAAAAALRPHQCRVEARHFQPATLPVLYVQNDAAHSKRALEQSQEDADGFFSSLLGDISARFAEDAYHVCYLNAANPLIQRLTNVKDRQRLLVITEVLYLQALLLGQYPITSKETRLLSDGLLQLIEMGVSTH from the coding sequence ATGGCGGCTTCTCCTCAACAGCGTTTCCAAGTGGATCTCGCCGGGATTCTCAGCGTCCTTTCCGAGCACCTTTACAGCACGCCGACAGTGGCGTTTCGCGAACTGCTCCAGAACAGCACGGACGCAATCTCAGCCCGAACCTCGCTGCAACCGGCCCACCGGGGAGCGATCACCATCGAATGGATCGACGACAAGGAATCGCCCACGCTGGTGGTCGAGGACAACGGAATCGGCCTGACGGAGGACGAGGTGCACCTTTTCCTCGCCACCATCGGGGGCTCCTCGAAGCGGACCGGAAAACAGGGCGACCGGGAGAAGTTCATCGGGCAGTTTGGGATCGGCCTGCTCTCGTGCTTCGTGCTCAGCGATGAAATCGTGCTGATCACGCGCTCCGCAGCCGACGAAGATGCTCCCGCGGTTGAATGGCGGGGACGCGGCGACGGCACCTACCACGTGCGGGCGCTTGAAACCAAACACCCCGCCGGCACCCGTTTGTATCTAAAGATCAAGGCATCGCAGACCAAACTTTGCTCACCGCGCATGCTCAAGGACTGGTTCTCGCACTACGGCGAATACCTTCCGATCTCCATCGAACTGCACGCGGGCGGTCAGTCCGGTCGCATCACGAATACCGAAGCGCCCTGGGACAACGGCGGCCTGCCCGCCATGAATCAGAAGGCGATGTGGGAAGCCGGAACCGGCTATTTTGGATCGGAGTTCATCGACATGGTCCCGATCTCCTCCGCAAAAGGCGGCTTGGCCGGGGTGGCGTTCATTTCCGTGCAGTCCCGGAGCCTCCATTCGAAGCCGCGGCACCGCCTCTACCTGAAGGGCATGCTGCTTTCCGACCACACGGAGGGCATTGTGCCTGACTGGGCGGTGTTCGTGAACGTCCTGGCCAACACCACCAAGCTCCAACCGACGGCCTCGCGCGAGTCCCTTATGGAGGGCCCGGCCTTGGACGACACCCGGGAGGAAATCGGGGACTGCATCCTGGCCTACCTCCGCCGCCTCGCCGTCAGTGACGAGGCCAAGCTCGCCGTGATCATCCAGACCCATCATCTGGCGCTCAAGTCGCTCGCGCTTGAGGACAGTGATGTCCTGCACTTCTTCGCGCCCTGGTTTCAGTTCGAAACCTCCCAGGGCCGCATGAGCTTCGAGGAAATCCGGCGGCAGGACAGCCCCCGGTATTGCATCTCGGTGGACCGCTATCGACAGCTTGCACCCGTGGCAGCCGCCGAAAACCGCTGCCTCATCAACGCCGGCTACGTCTTCGATGCCGAGCTCATGAGCGCCTTGGCCGCGGAGCTCCCGGATCTCGGCCTGGAGGAAATCAGCGCCATGAGCTTCACCGACCAGCTCGGCGAGCTCGCCACCGGCAAGGCCCACCTCTTCGAGGACCTCGTCGAGGCTGCCGCAGCGGCACTGCGCCCGCACCAGTGCCGTGTGGAGGCACGTCATTTCCAGCCGGCCACCCTGCCCGTGCTCTATGTTCAAAATGACGCGGCCCATTCGAAACGCGCTCTGGAGCAGTCCCAGGAGGATGCCGACGGCTTTTTCAGTTCGCTGCTCGGTGACATCAGCGCCCGCTTCGCGGAGGATGCTTACCATGTCTGCTATCTGAACGCCGCAAATCCACTCATCCAGCGCCTGACGAACGTCAAAGACCGCCAGCGCCTGCTCGTCATCACCGAAGTCCTTTATCTCCAGGCCCTCCTCCTCGGCCAGTATCCCATCACCTCCAAAGAAACCCGCCTCTTGTCCGACGGGCTGCTCCAGCTCATCGAAATGGGGGTCTCGACCCACTGA
- a CDS encoding XylR family transcriptional regulator yields the protein MLDDVSLPRRFRVGVRLPEWSTGFSFRIFAGLTDFQRQNAPFQLFFNQPSGGDLPATVIDETWDGDGLIVFRYTAEEGRAWKARGISVVNLSAEIPEGGPVFPRVTLDNAKVGAMAADHLAALGLRDFCYIHESTRRYSEARWKGFEEAVKAAGGRSHRIDIPVSAFPEDIRVRRIRETMRGPLSKLPRPCGIFTKDDIAAVWTITALAELGIRCPEEMPVLGVDDDIVFCHTTQPPLSSISYPGRHIGFEAAKLLHRMLSGEVPKGTDHHQAIAPAGVVSRESTRHVILKDPVVTKALAVIRREVPRTNIQVAEVARLCGVSRELLRQRFQDQLQYSPKDEIKRLRLRHLIEVLTTTDWTLEAIAENCGYSGAEEICRFIKRNTGKTTGEIRKAV from the coding sequence ATGCTTGATGACGTGTCGCTCCCCCGGCGCTTCCGCGTTGGCGTCCGCCTGCCGGAATGGTCCACGGGATTCAGTTTCCGGATCTTCGCCGGACTGACGGATTTCCAGCGCCAGAACGCACCGTTCCAATTGTTCTTCAATCAACCGAGCGGCGGCGACCTGCCCGCCACGGTGATCGATGAGACGTGGGATGGCGACGGGCTGATCGTCTTCCGCTACACCGCCGAGGAGGGACGGGCATGGAAAGCACGCGGCATCTCCGTGGTGAATCTCAGCGCGGAAATCCCGGAGGGAGGCCCGGTGTTTCCAAGGGTCACGCTGGACAATGCCAAGGTCGGCGCGATGGCCGCCGATCACCTGGCCGCACTCGGGCTGCGCGACTTCTGCTACATCCACGAATCCACCCGCCGTTATTCGGAGGCACGCTGGAAGGGTTTCGAAGAAGCCGTAAAGGCCGCGGGTGGCCGCAGCCACCGCATCGACATCCCTGTCTCCGCCTTCCCGGAGGACATCCGCGTCCGGCGTATCCGGGAAACCATGCGCGGCCCGCTCTCCAAGCTCCCCCGCCCCTGCGGCATCTTCACCAAGGACGACATCGCCGCGGTCTGGACCATCACCGCCCTCGCCGAACTGGGCATCCGTTGCCCCGAGGAAATGCCGGTGCTCGGCGTGGATGATGACATCGTCTTCTGCCACACCACCCAGCCGCCGCTCAGCAGCATCTCCTACCCCGGCCGCCACATCGGCTTCGAAGCCGCTAAGCTCCTCCATCGCATGCTATCGGGAGAGGTCCCCAAAGGCACCGACCATCACCAGGCCATCGCCCCAGCCGGGGTCGTTTCCCGTGAATCGACCCGCCACGTGATTCTCAAGGACCCGGTGGTCACCAAGGCCCTGGCCGTGATCCGCCGCGAGGTGCCGCGGACCAACATCCAGGTCGCGGAAGTGGCACGGCTGTGCGGCGTCTCCCGCGAACTCCTGCGTCAACGCTTCCAGGACCAGCTCCAATACAGCCCGAAGGACGAGATCAAGCGGCTGCGGCTGCGCCATCTCATCGAGGTCCTGACCACCACCGACTGGACGCTGGAAGCCATCGCCGAAAACTGCGGCTACTCCGGCGCGGAGGAAATCTGCCGCTTCATCAAGCGCAACACCGGCAAGACCACCGGCGAGATCCGGAAGGCGGTCTAG
- the lysA gene encoding diaminopimelate decarboxylase has product MHGFAYKNGSLFCENVDLQALAETHGTPLYVYSANTILDHFRRLDQALAGIDHEVAYAVKANSNLSVLRLLAKEGAGFDIVSGGELYRVIKAGGDPAHCTFAGVGKTRAEIEYALQQGIYSFNVESEAELRYIDQVAGELGVIAPVAVRVNPNVDAKTHKYISTGKSENKFGVDFGFIEEVYDRASKELKNVKLRGLQMHIGSQLTSVDPFVEAVKKVAPLATALKEKHGIEFWSIGGGIGIVYRESLESGAQDWWDHQADADRPLTIEQYGASVVPLIKDLGLKILLEPGRYIVGNAGVLLTHCLYEKKGTAKTFKIVDAGMNDLIRPALYEGHHEIVPLKQAGPERLKVDVVGPICESGDFFCQDRELPDFQPGETVALMSAGAYGFVMASNYNTRPLPAEILVDGGTATVVRKRQTLDDLLVGEL; this is encoded by the coding sequence ATGCACGGTTTCGCTTACAAGAACGGCTCCCTTTTCTGTGAGAACGTCGACCTCCAGGCGCTCGCGGAGACCCACGGCACCCCGCTCTACGTCTATTCCGCGAACACGATCCTCGATCACTTCCGCCGCCTCGACCAAGCGCTCGCCGGAATCGACCACGAGGTGGCCTACGCGGTGAAAGCGAACTCCAACCTTTCCGTGCTGCGCCTGCTGGCCAAGGAAGGCGCCGGTTTCGACATCGTCTCCGGCGGTGAACTCTACCGCGTGATCAAGGCCGGCGGCGATCCGGCCCACTGCACCTTCGCCGGTGTCGGCAAGACCCGTGCGGAAATCGAATACGCGCTCCAGCAGGGCATCTACTCCTTCAACGTCGAAAGCGAAGCCGAGCTGCGCTACATCGACCAGGTCGCCGGTGAACTCGGCGTGATCGCCCCTGTCGCCGTCCGCGTGAACCCGAACGTCGACGCGAAGACCCACAAGTACATCTCCACCGGCAAGTCCGAGAACAAGTTCGGCGTGGACTTCGGTTTCATCGAGGAGGTCTACGACCGCGCCTCGAAGGAGCTGAAGAACGTCAAGCTGCGTGGCCTGCAAATGCACATCGGCTCCCAGCTCACCTCCGTCGACCCCTTCGTGGAAGCGGTCAAGAAGGTCGCCCCGCTCGCCACCGCGCTGAAGGAAAAGCACGGCATCGAGTTCTGGTCGATCGGCGGTGGCATCGGCATCGTCTACCGTGAGTCGCTGGAGTCCGGCGCGCAGGATTGGTGGGACCACCAGGCCGACGCGGACCGCCCGCTCACCATCGAGCAATACGGTGCCTCCGTCGTCCCGCTGATCAAGGACCTCGGTCTGAAGATCCTCCTTGAGCCCGGCCGCTACATCGTGGGCAACGCCGGAGTGCTGCTCACCCACTGCCTCTACGAGAAGAAGGGCACCGCGAAGACCTTCAAGATCGTGGACGCCGGCATGAACGACCTGATCCGCCCGGCCCTCTATGAAGGCCACCACGAGATCGTGCCGCTGAAGCAGGCCGGTCCGGAGCGCCTCAAGGTCGACGTCGTCGGCCCGATCTGCGAAAGCGGCGACTTCTTCTGCCAGGACCGCGAGCTGCCGGACTTCCAGCCGGGCGAGACCGTCGCCCTGATGAGCGCCGGTGCCTACGGCTTCGTGATGGCCTCGAACTACAACACCCGCCCGCTGCCGGCCGAGATCCTCGTCGATGGCGGCACGGCCACCGTGGTCCGCAAGCGCCAGACACTCGACGACCTCCTCGTCGGCGAACTCTGA
- a CDS encoding EamA family transporter: protein MPPLFQLHLLVVLLAATAILGRLISLPAPALVTWRTLLAAIGAALLVKMVRRRPLFVPRRQLMGLLGIGAIIGLHWTCFFGAIQLSNISICLAGMATISLFTAFTEPLLEKRPIRPLEVGLGLLIVAGLAMVAGFERGRWLGLLVALGAAFLAAIFPVLNRRVVNTSDLDIQTMVAWEMLGACATVLILQPVLTGHLADPGTAYRGLLAFHGLDWLWLLILAWVCTVFAHGFHIHLLRSLSAYTSNLAINFEPVYGILAAALLFGEHKDLHAGFYAGALTIVMANLLHALIPRWRKKRVDQES from the coding sequence ATGCCTCCCCTGTTCCAACTCCACCTGCTCGTCGTGCTGCTGGCCGCCACCGCCATCCTCGGCCGGCTGATCTCGCTGCCAGCGCCCGCACTGGTGACATGGCGCACGCTGTTGGCGGCGATCGGAGCCGCGCTCCTCGTGAAAATGGTCCGGCGGCGTCCGCTGTTCGTGCCGCGGCGGCAACTGATGGGCCTGCTCGGCATCGGTGCGATCATCGGCCTGCACTGGACCTGCTTCTTCGGAGCCATCCAGCTTTCGAACATCTCGATCTGCCTGGCGGGCATGGCGACGATCTCGCTGTTCACCGCCTTCACCGAGCCGCTGCTGGAGAAACGTCCGATCCGGCCGCTGGAGGTCGGACTCGGCCTGCTGATCGTCGCCGGACTGGCGATGGTCGCGGGTTTCGAGCGCGGCCGCTGGCTGGGCCTGCTGGTCGCTCTCGGTGCCGCTTTCCTGGCCGCGATCTTCCCGGTGCTCAACCGCCGCGTGGTGAACACCAGCGACCTCGACATCCAGACCATGGTCGCGTGGGAAATGCTCGGCGCATGCGCCACCGTGCTGATCCTCCAGCCGGTCCTCACCGGCCACCTCGCCGATCCCGGCACCGCCTATCGCGGGCTCCTCGCCTTCCACGGCCTCGACTGGCTGTGGCTGCTGATCCTCGCCTGGGTGTGCACCGTGTTCGCGCACGGTTTCCACATCCACCTGCTGCGATCGCTCAGCGCCTACACCAGCAACCTCGCGATCAACTTCGAGCCGGTCTACGGCATCCTCGCCGCCGCGCTGCTCTTCGGCGAACACAAGGACCTGCACGCCGGGTTCTACGCAGGCGCGCTCACCATCGTGATGGCGAATCTCCTCCACGCGCTGATTCCGCGGTGGCGAAAAAAGCGCGTGGACCAGGAATCGTGA
- a CDS encoding protein-disulfide reductase DsbD domain-containing protein has protein sequence MRVALSCLVALTGFSAALSAEEATKGVDVALVSEVATVTAAKPFTVALKVHHHPKFHTYWKNSGVVGVPIKLKWQLPEGFTAGPIQWPTPERVMMAKYPAHGYERDILLLVEITPPAVVPEKVELKAEASWMACADGCYPGNKILTLDFPATAQTAEIAKARAELPQPLQGWTATLESAKDAAEIRVKFTRASGNDAQPGTLYFFSSDEQISSDPPQKIEPLADGFRLIAPRSEYSPKNKASLPGVLVGEKPLAPGAGTAATVEPAYP, from the coding sequence ATGCGTGTCGCCCTTTCCTGCCTTGTGGCCCTCACCGGCTTTTCCGCCGCGCTCAGCGCCGAGGAGGCGACCAAGGGCGTCGACGTCGCCCTGGTGTCCGAAGTCGCCACGGTGACCGCTGCGAAGCCGTTCACAGTCGCCCTGAAGGTCCACCATCACCCGAAGTTCCACACGTATTGGAAGAACTCCGGCGTCGTCGGGGTGCCCATCAAACTGAAATGGCAGCTCCCGGAGGGATTCACCGCAGGTCCGATCCAGTGGCCCACACCGGAGCGGGTGATGATGGCGAAATATCCCGCCCATGGCTACGAGCGGGACATCCTGCTGCTCGTCGAAATCACCCCGCCCGCCGTGGTGCCGGAGAAGGTGGAGCTGAAAGCCGAGGCCTCGTGGATGGCCTGTGCCGACGGCTGTTATCCGGGGAACAAAATCCTCACCCTCGATTTCCCCGCCACCGCGCAGACGGCCGAGATTGCCAAGGCCCGCGCCGAGCTTCCCCAGCCGCTGCAAGGGTGGACCGCCACCCTCGAATCCGCGAAGGACGCCGCCGAGATCCGGGTGAAGTTCACCCGCGCCAGCGGCAACGACGCCCAACCCGGCACGCTCTATTTCTTCTCCAGCGACGAACAGATCTCGTCCGATCCGCCCCAGAAGATCGAGCCGCTGGCCGACGGTTTCCGGCTGATCGCCCCGCGCTCCGAATACAGCCCGAAGAACAAGGCCAGCCTCCCCGGCGTGCTCGTCGGCGAGAAGCCGCTCGCACCGGGCGCAGGCACCGCGGCGACGGTGGAACCCGCTTACCCGTAA
- a CDS encoding glutamine synthetase beta-grasp domain-containing protein, producing MPKFKLEYIWLDGYTPVPNLRSKTQIKEFESFPTLEQLPNWGFDGSSTQQAEGRSSDCVLKPVAIYPDSTRINGALVMCEVMMPDGVTPHPSNTRATILDDVGTWFGFEQEYFLYENGKPLGFPKEGYPAPQGEYYTGVGFKNVGDVARQIVEEHLDLCLDAGINHEGINAEVAKGQWEFQIFGKGSKRAADEIWVARYILLRLCESYGLDVEFHCKPIKGDWNGSGMHCNFSTEHMREVGGKEYFEKLMAAFDKNRDEHIAVYGPDNHLRLTGLHETQSIDKFSYGVADRGASIRIPHSFVNNGYKGYLEDRRPNSQGDPYAIAGRVLKTISEVPTA from the coding sequence ATGCCCAAGTTCAAATTGGAGTATATCTGGCTCGACGGCTACACCCCCGTTCCGAACCTTCGTAGCAAGACCCAGATCAAGGAGTTCGAATCCTTCCCGACCCTCGAGCAGCTTCCGAACTGGGGCTTCGACGGTTCCTCCACCCAGCAGGCCGAAGGCCGCAGCTCGGACTGCGTGCTCAAGCCGGTCGCCATCTACCCGGACAGCACCCGCATCAATGGTGCCCTCGTGATGTGCGAAGTCATGATGCCGGACGGCGTCACCCCGCACCCGTCCAACACCCGCGCCACCATCCTCGACGACGTGGGCACCTGGTTCGGCTTCGAGCAGGAATATTTCCTCTATGAGAACGGCAAGCCCCTCGGTTTCCCGAAGGAAGGCTACCCGGCTCCGCAGGGTGAGTACTACACCGGCGTCGGCTTCAAGAACGTCGGTGACGTCGCCCGCCAGATCGTCGAGGAGCACCTCGACCTCTGCTTGGACGCTGGCATCAACCACGAAGGCATCAACGCCGAAGTGGCGAAGGGCCAGTGGGAATTCCAGATCTTCGGCAAGGGCTCCAAGCGCGCCGCCGACGAAATCTGGGTGGCCCGCTACATCCTCCTCCGCCTTTGCGAATCCTACGGCCTCGACGTCGAGTTCCATTGCAAGCCGATCAAGGGCGACTGGAACGGTTCCGGCATGCACTGCAACTTCTCCACCGAGCACATGCGTGAAGTCGGCGGCAAGGAGTACTTCGAGAAGCTCATGGCTGCCTTCGACAAGAACCGCGACGAGCACATCGCCGTCTACGGTCCGGACAACCACCTCCGCCTCACCGGCCTGCACGAGACCCAGTCCATCGACAAGTTCTCCTACGGCGTGGCCGACCGCGGTGCCTCGATCCGTATCCCGCACAGCTTCGTGAACAACGGCTACAAGGGTTACCTCGAAGACCGCCGTCCGAACTCCCAGGGCGACCCGTACGCGATCGCCGGCCGCGTTCTCAAGACGATCTCGGAAGTTCCGACCGCCTGA
- a CDS encoding protein phosphatase 2C domain-containing protein, with amino-acid sequence MDSAPDTLPPAILRWSGMTHPGRFRANNEDAFLALTFDAREFHYLGKNGHGSMAQSDYVFAVSDGMGGAKSGEFASKIAVEKITRLLPKSFGMAAQHLDAGFEDVLGELFDSIHAAIVDLGRHYEECHGMGATLSLGWFMPGWLCFCHIGDSRIYYLPKDGEMIQITHDHSHVGWLRRAGKINEREARGHPHRHALSQALGGGQKTIDPHIGRVAYQPGDRFLICSDGLVDGLWDRRMAEIARGELDASRLVLDAVMESGRDNTTALLIEVAETE; translated from the coding sequence ATGGACTCCGCTCCAGACACCTTACCACCCGCCATCCTCCGTTGGTCCGGCATGACCCATCCCGGCCGGTTCCGGGCGAACAACGAGGATGCCTTCCTCGCCCTGACCTTCGACGCCCGCGAGTTCCACTACCTCGGCAAAAACGGCCACGGCTCGATGGCGCAATCCGACTACGTGTTCGCCGTGAGCGACGGCATGGGCGGCGCGAAATCCGGCGAGTTCGCGAGCAAGATCGCCGTGGAGAAGATCACCCGCCTGCTCCCGAAAAGCTTCGGCATGGCCGCCCAACACCTCGACGCGGGCTTCGAGGACGTGCTCGGCGAGCTATTCGACAGCATCCACGCCGCGATCGTCGATCTCGGCCGCCACTACGAGGAATGCCACGGCATGGGAGCGACCCTCAGCCTCGGCTGGTTCATGCCCGGCTGGCTGTGTTTCTGCCACATCGGCGACAGCCGGATCTACTACCTGCCGAAGGACGGCGAAATGATCCAGATCACCCACGACCACTCCCACGTCGGCTGGCTGCGCCGCGCTGGCAAGATCAACGAGCGCGAGGCCCGCGGCCATCCGCACCGCCATGCCCTGTCCCAGGCTCTCGGCGGCGGCCAGAAAACCATCGATCCCCATATCGGCCGCGTAGCCTACCAGCCCGGCGACCGTTTCCTGATCTGCTCGGACGGGCTGGTGGACGGCCTCTGGGACCGCCGGATGGCGGAAATCGCCCGCGGCGAGCTGGATGCCTCCCGTCTGGTGCTGGACGCGGTGATGGAATCCGGTCGGGACAACACCACGGCTCTCCTGATCGAAGTCGCCGAGACCGAATGA
- a CDS encoding serine/threonine protein phosphatase has product MKQLKDGIRSTVRIDFQGHVHKRLRGTGAAERYATEVAVLKVLEERGCPYVPRLVEEHPEEFYFVSTNCGRIADQIRKERADELFADLERDYGIRHLDAEPRNVTYSDKLGRFCLIDFELAEILPDPRAAQA; this is encoded by the coding sequence ATGAAGCAGCTCAAAGATGGCATCCGCTCGACCGTCCGGATCGATTTCCAAGGACACGTCCACAAGCGGCTCCGCGGCACCGGCGCCGCCGAACGATACGCCACCGAAGTCGCCGTCCTGAAGGTGCTGGAGGAACGCGGCTGCCCCTACGTGCCGCGCCTGGTGGAAGAACACCCCGAGGAATTCTACTTCGTCTCCACGAACTGCGGCCGCATCGCCGACCAGATCCGCAAGGAGCGCGCCGACGAGCTTTTCGCCGACCTGGAACGCGACTACGGCATCCGCCACCTCGACGCGGAGCCGCGCAACGTGACCTACTCCGACAAGCTCGGCCGCTTCTGCCTGATCGATTTCGAGCTGGCCGAGATCCTGCCCGATCCGAGGGCGGCTCAAGCGTGA